In Amphiprion ocellaris isolate individual 3 ecotype Okinawa chromosome 3, ASM2253959v1, whole genome shotgun sequence, one genomic interval encodes:
- the frmd4a gene encoding FERM domain-containing protein 4A isoform X9 has product MAISQHQFYLDRKQSKSKIHAARSLSEIAIDLTETGTLKTSKLANMGSKGKIISGSSGSLLSSGSQESDSSQTAKKDMLAALRARQEALEETLRQRLEELKNICIREAELTGKLPKEYPLDPGEEPPTVRRKIGTAFKLDEQKILPKGEEEELERLEREFAIQSQITEAARRLASDPHVSSKKLKKQRKTSYLNALKKLQEIENSINEYRVRSGKKPTQRASLIIEEANMCSEDSSLSDALVLDDDDPQVTGTPTFSPVASPHKGLPPRPPSHSRPPPPQSLDGLRHLHYTRSDYDKSPIKPKMWSESSLDEPYEKVKKRSSHSSHRRFPSSGSAEAGGSNSLQSSPIRSLPHWNSQSSMPSTPDMRTRNPHYVHSTRSVDISPTRLHSLSQHFRNRSSSLESQGKLLVSDPDTHPHTLGSPDFFLGPGRSSNGSDPLDDCSSCTSQSSSEHYYPSGGPPGSNPNYSTLGEDSPSKARQRQRQRHRSAGHLGSSNSGSMPNLAAKNGSGGGSSGGGMGGGHHGVYLHSQSQPSSQYRIKEYPLYVEGSPNPVVVRSLESDQEGHYSVKAQFKTSSSYTAGGLYKEAWGGEEGGEGSGRLTPSRSQIVRTPSLGREGGGGGGGGGRAAVSEELRCWYQRSSGSLKERSHSHSGSTSSETGSQQGTLGHGRGSRIGTLVKGSPAASPHSQRSMTPSSEHAATPTPPCSPQHILNWQSGSFSDSCFLSSPLCSELADVQWYGQDKAKPGTLV; this is encoded by the exons ATGGCCATCAGCCAACACCAGTTCTACCTGGACCGCAAGCAGAGCAAG TCAAAGATCCATGCTGCACGGAGCTTAAGTGAGATTGCTATCGATCTTACGGAAACGGGAACTTTGAAGACCTCCAAACTGGCTAACATGGGCAGCAAGGGCAAGATTATCAGTGGCAGCAGTGGCAGTCTGCTCTCCTCAG GCTCTCAGGAATCGGACAGTTCCCAGACAGCTAAGAAAGACATGCTCGCAGCGCTGAGGGCCAGGCAGGAAGCTCTGGAGGAAACACTAAGACAGAGACTAGAGGAACTCAAGAACATCTGCATAAGAGAGGCG GAGCTAACAGGAAAACTTCCAAAAGAATATCCTCTGGATCCTGGAGAGGAGCCACCTACAGTGAGACGGAAGATCGGTACCGCCTTCAAACTGGACGAGCAGAAGATTCTACCTAAGGGAGAG GAAGAGGAGCTTGAGCGTTTGGAGCGGGAGTTTGCTATCCAGTCCCAGATTACGGAGGCAGCCAGGCGTCTTGCCAGCGATCCTCACGTGAGCAGTAAGAAGCTGAAAAAACAGAGGAAGACTTCTTATCTGAACGCACTGAAGAAGCTCCAGGAAATTGAGAACTCCATCAATGAGTACCGGGTCCGCTCTGGCAAGAAGCCTACGCAGAGGGCGTCGCTTATCATAGAAG AGGCCAATATGTGCTCTGAAGACAGCTCATTGTCTGATGCATTGGTTTTGGATGACG ACGATCCTCAAGTCACAGGTACCCCCACCTTCTCCCCAGTAGCATCGCCTCATAAGGGCCTCCCTCCACGACCCCCATCTCACAGTCGCCCCCCTCCACCGCAGTCCCTGGATGGCCTGCGACACCTGCACTACACACGCTCTGACTACGATAAATCCCCCATCAAACCCAAGATGTGGAGCGAATCGTCACTGGATGAGCCTTACGAAAAAGTCAAGAAACGCTCCTCTCACTCCAG TCACAGGCGTTTCCCAAGTTCCGGCAGTGCAGAAGCAGGGGGTAGTAACTCTCTGCAGAGCAGCCCCATTAGGAGCCTCCCTCACTGGAACTCTCAGTCCAGCATGCCGTCGACCCCGGACATGAGGACCAGGAACCCACACTACGTACATTCCACCAG GTCAGTGGACATCAGTCCCACACgtctgcacagtctctctcAGCACTTTAGGAACCGCAGCTCCAGCCTTGAGTCTCAGGGCAAGCTGCTTGTGTCCGACCCTGACACACACCCGCACACCCTGGGCAGCCCTGACTTCTTCCTCGGCCCAGGACGCAGCTCCAATGGCTCTGACCCACTGGACGACTGTTCATCCTGCACCAGCCAAAGCAGCTCAGAGCATTACTACCCCTCTGGTGGACCCCCGGGCAGCAACCCAAACTACTCTACTCTGGGAGAGGACTCGCCCTCCAAAGCCAGGCAGAGGCAGAGGCAAAGGCACAG GTCTGCAGGTCATTTGGGTTCCTCTAACTCTGGCTCGATGCCAAACCTGGCGGCTAAGAACGGCTCGGGTGGAGGCTCAAGTGGAGGTGGGATGGGAGGGGGACACCACGGAGTCTACCTCCACAGCCAGAGCCAGCCCTCCTCCCAGTACCGCATCAAGGAGTACCCTCTATACGTGGAAGGCAGCCCCAACCCTGTGGTGGTGCGCAGCCTGGAGAGCGATCAGGAGGGCCACTACAGCGTCAAGGCTCAGTTCAAGACCTCCAGCTCCTACACGGCCGGTGGACTGTACAAGGAGGCCTGggggggagaggagggaggagagggaagcGGCCGACTCACACCGTCGCGCTCTCAGATCGTACGGACTCCCTCACTGGGGCGAGagggtggtggaggtggaggtggaggggggagggCAGCGGTGTCTGAAGAGCTGCGGTGCTGGTACCAGAGGTCTTCAGGGAGCCTAAAGGAGAGGAGTCACTCACATTCAGGATCCACATCCTCCGAGACCGGGTCACAGCAAGGCACTCTGGGACACGGTCGAGGGAGTAGAATAGGGACGCTAGTCAAAGGCTCACCAG CTGCATCCCCTCACAGCCAGAGGAGTATGACGCCCTCCAGCGAACACGCAGCCACACCCACACCCCCCTGTAGCCCACAGCACATCCTCAACTGGCAGAGCGG GTCTTTCAGTGACAGCTGTTTTCTCAGCAGCCCCCTGTGCTCAGAGCTGGCAGATGTGCAGTGGTACGGACAAGACAAGGCCAAACCTGGAACGCTGGTCTGA
- the si:dkey-30c15.13 gene encoding transmembrane protein 253, whose translation MTQNMFQEGLYHVFFKETPQTRPVTQTANDGELNNARIHRWFGTVVNTRLLVSGVVQVLSALACILSTITHACVSYSCSVSMMMPVWSSLFYVAAGCLAMEVQRKANKVKIIALIGLNVFSVLFGFSALLVNSIRATHPVAINTYQQRTGSSVARASSIAFTVHCFLVSAYILFLSLRGLHRYSSPHSQSYSRVSQDPDDTNAPLLEQVEFNL comes from the exons ATGACGCAGAACATGTTTCAGGAGGGGTTGTACCATGTGTTTTTTAAGGAGACACCCCAGACCCGCCCAGTGACCCAGACTGCCAATGATGGGGAGCTAaacaatgccaggattcatcGCTGGTTTGGGACTGTGGTTAACACTAGACTTTTGGTCTCTGGG GTGGTTCAGGTCCTCAGTGCCTTAGCTTGTATACTGAGCACCATCACTCATGCATGTGTCAGCTACAGCTGCTCTGTCTCCATGATGATGCCAGTGTGGTCAAGTTTATTT TATGTGGCTGCTGGGTGTTTGGCAATGGAGGTTCAGAGGAAAGCtaataaagtgaag ATCATCGCTCTGATTGGTCTGAACGTCTTTAGTGTACTGTTTGGATTCTCTGCTCTGCTGGTAAACAGTATCAGAGCTACACATCCTGTTGCTATCAACACATACCAGCAG CGTACTGGTTCATCCGTTGCGAGGGCCAGCTCCATAGCATTCACTGTTCATTGTTTCCTGGTATCAGCCTACATACTGTTCCTGTCCTTGAGAGGGCTGCACCGCTACAGTTCTCCCCATAGTCAGTCCTACAGCCGCGTCTCACAG GATCCTGATGACACCAATGCGCCTCTGCTGGAACAAGTGGAATTTAATCTGTGA